From a region of the Rhipicephalus microplus isolate Deutch F79 chromosome X, USDA_Rmic, whole genome shotgun sequence genome:
- the LOC119176157 gene encoding ubiquitin-like protein NEDD8 — MLIKVKTLTGKEIEIDIEPNDKVERIKERVEEKEGIPPAQQRLIYSGKQMNDEKTATDYKVQGGSVLHLVLALRGGQWR; from the exons ATGCTCATCAAAGTAAAG ACGCTCACCGGCAAGGAG ATAGAAATCGACATTGAACCCAACGACAAG GTGGAACGGATCAAGGAGAGGGTTGAAGAAAAGGAAGGCATTCCACCGGCTCAGCAAAGATTGATTTACAGCGGCAAACAGAT GAATGACGAGAAGACAGCGACAGATTACAAGGTTCAGGGCGGCTCTGTACTACACCTGGTGCTCGCTCTGCGTGGGGGGCAATGGAGGTGA